The stretch of DNA TTGATTAGTAATTGTCGAGGGGGATTTTTTTATGGGAAAGAATGAGTGGGAAGGTTTCAATGAAGGTATCTGGACTGATAAAATTGATGTCCGGAGCTTCATTCAGAAAAATTACAGTCCCTACGAGGGGGATGAAAGCTTTCTTGAGGAAGCGACTGCAAAAACAAAAGATCTTTGGGATAAATGTGAGGATTTACTGATACTTGAACAAAAGAAAGGTGTTCTGGATATAGATACCGAGCATTTTTCAGGAATCAACAATTTTGGGGCCGGTTATATAGATCGGGAAAACGAAAGTATCGTAGGTCTTCAAACTGATGCGCCGCTCAAGAGAATGGTTAATTTCAACGGCGGGCTAA from Peptostreptococcaceae bacterium encodes:
- a CDS encoding formate acetyltransferase translates to MGKNEWEGFNEGIWTDKIDVRSFIQKNYSPYEGDESFLEEATAKTKDLWDKCEDLLILEQKKGVLDIDTEHFSGINNFGAGYIDRENESIVGLQTDAPLKRMVNFNGGL